Proteins encoded within one genomic window of Brassica rapa cultivar Chiifu-401-42 chromosome A09, CAAS_Brap_v3.01, whole genome shotgun sequence:
- the LOC103841849 gene encoding F-box/kelch-repeat protein SKIP20: protein MRVSEEFNVRGDFRSRRDLISGLPEELATECLVRVPFEFHSSMKSVSRLWRSLVADRSFDRERRRAGKDESLLCLVQPLTSQSSPVNSSVDGEVSEKKKEEEGESHSHSQQQLQQPRVIGTPLYGLSVYNATLDTWHRVAIPERIPLFCECVALQDAGKVLLIGGWDPETLQPVKDVFVLDFSAAGRRWKRGKPMSSARSFFACAAVGATKVYVAGGHDDQKNAIKSAEVYDVEKDEWLTIPPMTEGRDECHGFSMAADLGFCVLSGYGTETQGQFRSDAEIYDPVSNSWSVIENVWPFPDLSPRGRTAAVAESAGDFRGCKLWCFVDSQRQCQPRWEVEDDSMKWRLVMETIRLPVTTMTSVFAGSLSGQAVAMIGGGGEESGTMMMMTKGEKNGGKWSHVSTPSGFSSLPFSYSSIYV from the coding sequence ATGAGAGTGTCGGAGGAATTTAATGTAAGAGGAGACTTTCGGAGTCGTCGGGATTTAATCTCGGGACTACCGGAGGAATTAGCGACGGAGTGTTTGGTTAGAGTTCCGTTCGAGTTTCATTCTTCCATGAAATCAGTTTCACGGTTATGGCGAAGCTTGGTCGCCGACCGTTCTTTTGACCGGGAACGGCGAAGAGCTGGAAAAGATGAGTCTCTTCTCTGCCTTGTTCAGCCGTTGACTTCACAGTCATCTCCGGTTAATTCATCCGTGGACGGTGAGGTgagtgagaagaagaaagaggaggAAGGCGAGTCTCATTCTCATTCACAACAGCAGCTTCAGCAGCCGCGTGTGATTGGAACGCCACTTTACGGATTAAGCGTTTACAACGCAACTTTAGACACGTGGCACCGCGTCGCGATTCCGGAACGGATTCCTTTGTTCTGCGAGTGCGTCGCGCTTCAGGACGCGGGAAAAGTGTTGTTGATCGGCGGGTGGGATCCGGAGACGTTGCAGCCTGTGAAGGACGTGTTCGTGCTGGACTTCTCCGCCGCCGGGAGGAGGTGGAAGAGAGGGAAGCCGATGTCGTCGGCGAGATCGTTTTTCGCCTGCGCGGCTGTTGGTGCGACGAAGGTTTACGTCGCCGGGGGGCACGATGATCAGAAGAACGCGATCAAGTCGGCGGAAGTGTACGATGTGGAGAAGGACGAGTGGCTGACGATTCCTCCGATGACGGAAGGGAGAGACGAGTGTCATGGATTCTCGATGGCGGCGGATCTTGGATTCTGCGTGTTGAGCGGTTACGGGACGGAGACGCAAGGTCAGTTCCGATCTGACGCTGAGATTTACGATCCGGTTTCGAATTCGTGGTCTGTTATCGAGAATGTTTGGCCGTTTCCGGATCTAAGCCCGAGAGGTCGCACCGCCGCGGTTGCTGAATCCGCCGGAGATTTCAGAGGTTGCAAGTTGTGGTGCTTTGTTGATAGCCAGAGGCAGTGTCAGCCTCGCTGGGAAGTTGAGGACGATTCGATGAAATGGAGGCTGGTTATGGAAACGATTCGGCTTCCGGTGACGACGATGACGTCGGTTTTCGCGGGAAGTTTGAGTGGTCAAGCGGTGGCGATGATTGGCGGCGGCGGGGAAGAAAGCgggacgatgatgatgatgacgaaggGGGAGAAAAATGGCGGGAAGTGGAGCCACGTCAGCACTCCCAGTGGGTTTTCGAGTCTTCCTTTCTCGTACTCTTCGATCTACGTCTAA
- the LOC103841848 gene encoding cysteine protease ATG4b isoform X2 gives MASGAIKRLQDRVLGPSRIGIPSSTSEIWLLGVCYKISESESSELAGAFRQDFSSLVLMTYRRGFEAIGDTTYTSDVNWGCMLRSGQMLFAQALLFQRLGRSWRKDSQPPEEEYLEILELFGDSEASAFSIHNLILAGESYGLAAGSWVGPYAVCRSWEALVRKRREETACSMAVHIVSGSEDGERGGAPILCLEDATKTCLEYSKGETEWTSVLLLVPLVLGLDKVNPRYIPSLIATFTFPQSLGILGGKPGASTYIVGVQEDKGFYLDPHGVQQVVTVNKETQDVDTSSYHCNTVRYVPLESLDPSLALGFYCRDKDDFDDFCIRATKLAGDSNGAPLFTVTKSHRTGDRGIAETSTVTCTCEEHEDEWQLL, from the exons ATGGCTAGTGGGGCTATTAAGAGACTTCAAGACCGTGTTTTAGGGCCGAGTAGGATAGGTATTCCCAGCAGTACAAGCGAGATATGGCTACTGGGTGTCTGTTATAAAATCTCAGAAAGTGAATCCTCAGAATTAGCTGGTGCATTTAGACAAGACTTTTCGTCCTTGGTACTAATGACATATCGTAGAG GTTTTGAAGCCATTGGAGACACAACTTATACTAGTGATGTCAACTGGGGTTGCATGcttagaagcggccagatgctCTTTGCACAG GCATTGCTGTTTCAAAGACTCGGAAGGTCTTGGAGGAAGGATTCTCAG CCACCTGAAGAGGAATACTTAGAGATCTTAGAACTTTTTGGTGATTCTGAGGCTTCAGCATTCTCGATCCACAATCTTATACTAGCTGGAGAATCTTATGGCCTGGCTGCTGGGTCATGGGTAGGACCATATGCTGTTTGTCGATCATGGGAAGCATTAGTtcggaagagaagagaagaaactgCGTGTTCCATGGCTGTTCATATCGTTTCTGGCAGCGAAGATGGGGAGAGAGGTGGAGCTCCGATTCTCTGTTTAGAAGATGCCACCAAAACGTGTTTGGAATATTCGAAAGGAGAAACTGAGTGGACGTCAGTTCTTCTCTTGGTCCCACTGGTTCTTGGACTTGACAAAGTGAACCCAAG GTACATTCCATCTCTGATAGCCACTTTCACATTCCCTCAAAGTCTGGGCATTTTGGGCGGCAAACCAGGTGCATCAACTTACATAGTTGGAGTTCAAGAAGATAAAGGTTTCTACCTTGATCCGCACGGTGTTCAACAG GTAGTGACAGTCAACAAAGAAACTCAAGATGTTGACACATCGTCTTACCATTGCAA TACTGTACGTTATGTTCCCTTGGAGTCACTCGACCCGTCGCTAGCTCTTGGATTCTACTGCCGGGATAAAG ATGACTTTGATGACTTCTGCATCCGAGCAACCAAGCTAGCCGGAGATTCCAATGGCGCTCCGTTGTTTACGGTGACTAAATCTCACAGAACTGGTGATCGCGGAATCGCAGAAACCAGCACTGTGACATGTACTTGTGAGGAGCATGAAGATGAATGGCAATTACTTTAA
- the LOC103841848 gene encoding cysteine protease ATG4b isoform X1, whose product MKAICGRFLPSKCSSSNADENLDQSPTSPVSDSTLPLVSQTLREASTSEHQPVCTPHNDWTVILKTASMASGAIKRLQDRVLGPSRIGIPSSTSEIWLLGVCYKISESESSELAGAFRQDFSSLVLMTYRRGFEAIGDTTYTSDVNWGCMLRSGQMLFAQALLFQRLGRSWRKDSQPPEEEYLEILELFGDSEASAFSIHNLILAGESYGLAAGSWVGPYAVCRSWEALVRKRREETACSMAVHIVSGSEDGERGGAPILCLEDATKTCLEYSKGETEWTSVLLLVPLVLGLDKVNPRYIPSLIATFTFPQSLGILGGKPGASTYIVGVQEDKGFYLDPHGVQQVVTVNKETQDVDTSSYHCNTVRYVPLESLDPSLALGFYCRDKDDFDDFCIRATKLAGDSNGAPLFTVTKSHRTGDRGIAETSTVTCTCEEHEDEWQLL is encoded by the exons ATGAAAGCTATATGTGGTAGGTTTCTTCCTTCAAaatgttcttcatcaaatgcTGATGAGAACCTTGATCAGTCCCCAACGTCTCCAGTATCAGATTCGACGCTTCCCTTAGTTTCTCAAACGCTTAGGGAGGCTTCAACGTCCGAGCATCAGCCAGTTTGCACACCACATAATGATTGGACAGTGATTCTTAAAACAGCTTCTATGGCTAGTGGGGCTATTAAGAGACTTCAAGACCGTGTTTTAGGGCCGAGTAGGATAGGTATTCCCAGCAGTACAAGCGAGATATGGCTACTGGGTGTCTGTTATAAAATCTCAGAAAGTGAATCCTCAGAATTAGCTGGTGCATTTAGACAAGACTTTTCGTCCTTGGTACTAATGACATATCGTAGAG GTTTTGAAGCCATTGGAGACACAACTTATACTAGTGATGTCAACTGGGGTTGCATGcttagaagcggccagatgctCTTTGCACAG GCATTGCTGTTTCAAAGACTCGGAAGGTCTTGGAGGAAGGATTCTCAG CCACCTGAAGAGGAATACTTAGAGATCTTAGAACTTTTTGGTGATTCTGAGGCTTCAGCATTCTCGATCCACAATCTTATACTAGCTGGAGAATCTTATGGCCTGGCTGCTGGGTCATGGGTAGGACCATATGCTGTTTGTCGATCATGGGAAGCATTAGTtcggaagagaagagaagaaactgCGTGTTCCATGGCTGTTCATATCGTTTCTGGCAGCGAAGATGGGGAGAGAGGTGGAGCTCCGATTCTCTGTTTAGAAGATGCCACCAAAACGTGTTTGGAATATTCGAAAGGAGAAACTGAGTGGACGTCAGTTCTTCTCTTGGTCCCACTGGTTCTTGGACTTGACAAAGTGAACCCAAG GTACATTCCATCTCTGATAGCCACTTTCACATTCCCTCAAAGTCTGGGCATTTTGGGCGGCAAACCAGGTGCATCAACTTACATAGTTGGAGTTCAAGAAGATAAAGGTTTCTACCTTGATCCGCACGGTGTTCAACAG GTAGTGACAGTCAACAAAGAAACTCAAGATGTTGACACATCGTCTTACCATTGCAA TACTGTACGTTATGTTCCCTTGGAGTCACTCGACCCGTCGCTAGCTCTTGGATTCTACTGCCGGGATAAAG ATGACTTTGATGACTTCTGCATCCGAGCAACCAAGCTAGCCGGAGATTCCAATGGCGCTCCGTTGTTTACGGTGACTAAATCTCACAGAACTGGTGATCGCGGAATCGCAGAAACCAGCACTGTGACATGTACTTGTGAGGAGCATGAAGATGAATGGCAATTACTTTAA